The proteins below come from a single Bacillus sp. SM2101 genomic window:
- a CDS encoding helix-turn-helix domain-containing protein — MKNKVEILMHPVRMKISQVLMRNNKNGLTPLEMVKLIKDVPQATLYRHIQVMLDAGVISVLKEKKVKSVSEKYYTLNEDAARLNIAEWQTISSEKKIDYVSYYQLTLLNQYQSYLTKLEEQGNSEDGATFSVVELKLNDEKFLEFQRDLNTLITKYYNHANDRNEEDIPVRTLAVTIIPES, encoded by the coding sequence ATGAAAAATAAGGTAGAAATCTTAATGCACCCTGTGAGAATGAAAATTTCTCAGGTGCTTATGCGCAACAATAAAAATGGACTAACACCATTAGAGATGGTTAAGCTCATTAAAGATGTACCCCAAGCAACACTATACAGACATATACAAGTTATGCTTGATGCTGGTGTTATTAGCGTATTGAAAGAAAAAAAGGTGAAATCTGTTTCAGAAAAGTATTACACCTTAAATGAGGATGCAGCTAGACTAAATATTGCAGAATGGCAAACAATTTCTAGTGAAAAAAAAATTGATTATGTTTCCTATTATCAATTGACACTATTGAATCAATATCAAAGTTATTTGACTAAATTAGAAGAGCAAGGTAATTCAGAGGATGGCGCTACTTTTTCGGTAGTGGAGCTAAAATTAAATGATGAAAAGTTTTTAGAATTTCAAAGAGACCTCAATACATTAATAACTAAATACTACAATCATGCTAACGATCGTAATGAAGAAGATATTCCAGTTCGAACACTTGCCGTTACTATCATTCCTGAATCTTAA
- a CDS encoding PLD nuclease N-terminal domain-containing protein, producing MKLHYGLDELKGVDFMPLLPVILSVIALSTLLVLIAFIDLYRHRNTRQNVLMWSFIILLVNTFGPVFYFIHGRKDGEVR from the coding sequence ATGAAGTTACATTATGGGTTGGATGAATTAAAAGGTGTTGATTTTATGCCTTTGTTACCTGTTATTTTGTCAGTGATAGCATTGAGTACATTATTGGTTTTAATTGCGTTCATTGACTTGTATAGGCATCGAAATACGAGACAAAACGTACTTATGTGGTCCTTTATTATACTTTTGGTAAATACATTTGGACCGGTATTTTACTTTATTCATGGGAGAAAGGATGGTGAGGTAAGATGA